Below is a window of Lacrimispora xylanolytica DNA.
ACGGAAGCCAGACAGGACCGGAAGGCTGCCTTAGCGTTCCTGGAAAGTCCGGTACCGTAACAAGACCAAACCATGTAAAAGTAAGAGCCTATGATATTGAGATGAAACAGTTTGAACTGGAAGGCGAGGAGCTTTTAGCCCGTGCCATCTGCCATGAATGCGACCACTTAAATGGAGATCTTTACGTGGATAAGGTGGAAGGTGAGTTAGAGGATGTTACAGATCTTCCGGAAGACATGGAAATCATGGATATGGAGGAAGAGGAGTAAATATGCGTATTGTTTTTATGGGAACGCCTGAATTTTCCGTGCCTGCTCTAAAGGCACTGGTAGAGGCTGGACATGATGTGGTTGGGGTGGTGACCCAGCCGGATAAATCAAAAGGCAGAGGAAAAGAAATACAGATGCCGCCAGTAAAAGAACAGGCTTTGGAATACGGAATTCCTGTTTACCAGCCTGTTAAGGCCAGAGATCCTGAATTTGTTAAGGTCCTGGCTGATTTAGCCCCAGATACCATGGTTGTTGCAGCATTTGGCCAGATTCTTCCAAAAAGCATTCTGGATATTCCGAAATACGGCTGTATTTGTATCCATGCTTCCCTTCTTCCGAAATACAGGGGAGCAGCACCCATACAGTATGCAGTCATTCATGGAGAAAAGGAAAGTGGAATCACCACTATGCTTATGGCAGAGGGGATTGATACGGGAGATATGCTGGATCAGGAGGCGGTTTCCTTAGATTCAAAAGAAACTGGTGGAAGTCTCCACGATAAGCTGAGCCAGGTTGGAGCTGCCCTCATTTTAAAAACATTAAAAAAACTGGAAGATCAAACCGCAGTCAGAACCCCTCAGGACGATTCAAACTCCAACTATGTCGGCATGATAAAAAAGTCCATGGGTGATATTGACTGGTCCATGGAGGCTGTCAGCATAGAACGGCTCATCCGGGGACTGAATCCATGGCCCAGCGCCTATACAGTCTGGAATGGAAAAACAATAAAAATCTGGGATGCTGAAGTTGTGGACAAAGAGTACGAAGGCCCCTGCGGTCAGGTGGTGGAAACCGGTAAGGATTGTCTCGTTGTAAAGACGGGAAAAGGCGGCTTATCCATCAAAGAGCTTCAGATGCAGGGGAAAAAACGTATGGACATCGGCGCATTTCTGCGGGGATATCCGATTGTGGAAGGCACTGTTTTTGAAAGGAGTGTTTGATTATGTTTTACGGAGGAATGATGGGATATTATTATGATCCTACCTTGATATTTGTAATCATTGGCGCTTTATTATCCCTGGTTGCTTCAGCCAGAGTAAACAGCACATACAATAAATATTCAAAAGTTAGAAGCATGTCAGGGATGACTGGTGCAGAAGCTGCCAAGAGGCTTTTAAATTCTCAGGGAATTTACGATGTCCAGGTACGCCCTGTAAGCGGTCAGCTGACGGATCATTACGATCCAAGATCAAAGACCGTGAATCTATCTGATTCCGTCTATGATTCCACGTCAGTTGCTGCCATCGGTGTTGCTGCCCACGAGTGCGGTCATGCCATGCAGGACAACACAGGATATGTTCCCTTGAAGCTTCGTGGGGCCATTGTTCCGGTAGCCAATATCGGCTCTCAGGCGGCTTTCCCGATTATACTTTTAGGCTTTTTCATCGGGGGCGTGGGTTCCCCGTTAGTTAACATAGGATTGATTCTTTTTTCTGTAGCAGTCCTTTTCCAGCTGGTCACACTACCAGTGGAATTTAATGCTTCAAGCAGAGCCATTCACCTTCTTGGTGAAGTAGGCATTTTGGGAAGTGAAGAACTTGGACATACCAGAAAAGTTCTGGGAGCGGCGGCACTCACCTATGTAGCTGCTCTTGCTGCAACTGTGCTGCAGCTTGCAAGACTTGTATTTTTATTTGGAGGAAGAAGGCAGGATGACTAAAGAAACAGACAGCAGGGAGATTGCCCTTGATATCCTCATGGAGATACTGGAAAAATCAGGATACAGCCATATCATTCTGCGTCAGGCATTAAATAAATATCAATATCTGGACAAATCGGAGCGGGCCTTTATTTCAAGGTTAGTAGAAGGAACCTTGGAATATCTGCTCCAGATTGATTATGTCATAGACTCTTTTTCCAGTACAAAGATAAAAAAGATGAAACCTGTCATCCGTACCATATTGAGGATGTCGGTCTATCAGCTTTTATACATGGACCGGGTACCGGATTCCGCTGTTTGCAACGAAGCCGTTAAGCTTTCTGTAAAAAGAAAGTTTACCGGCTTAAAAGGCTTTGTAAACGGAGTTCTCCGCAATATTTCAAGAAACAAGGAAACCCTTTCCTGCCCCAATGCTTCCGTACGTTATTCCATGCCTGAGTGGATCGTATCCATGTGGGAGAAGGAATACGGAAGGGAAACTGCAGTTGCAATGATGGAATCGTTTTTAAAGAACAAAAAGACCACGGTTCGTTGCAATTATGCCAATGCTGCCAGAGAAGAGATACTAAAAAGCTTACAGAAACAGGAGGTAATCGTAGCAGAATCCGGACTTTCTGATGCAGTTCTTTATCTGGAGAAATACGATTATTTAGACAGCCTGGAGGCGTTTAAAAAGGGATGGATTCAGGTACAGGATTTAAGCTCCGTTTTTGTAGGGGAAGCAGCGGATCCTAAGAAGGATGATTATGTCATCGATGTTTGCGGAGCCCCGGGTGGCAAAAGCATTCATATCGCAGATAAGCTAAATGGAACTGGACTGGTTGAAGTCCGTGACTTAACTGCTTATAAAGTGGACTTAATACAGCAGAACATCGACAGATGCGGATTTAAAAACATACGCACTAAGGTTCAGGATGCATTAATTCTGGATCAGGAATCCATAGAGAAGGCAGATATTGTGATTGCAGACCTGCCTTGTTCCGGACTTGGAATCATCGGTAGAAAACCGGATATCAAATACCGGTTAAAGCCAGAGGACCTAAAAGAGCTGGCTTCTCTCCAAAGAGAGATTCTCTCCGTTGTCCAGTCCTATGTAAAGCCAGGTGGGAAGCTGGTTTTCAGTACATGTACCGTTAATAAACAGGAGAATGAAGAAAATGCCCTCTGGTTCTTAAAGGAGTTCCCGTTTGATCCTTTGGATCTTACCGGGAAGCTTGGAGACGGGATTTCTTCTGAGACCTTAAAGCAAGGATATATACAGTTATTGCCGGGAATCCATCCTTGTGACGGATTTTTCCTTTCGGCATTTGTAAAAAGGTAAAAAGAATGGAAAAAACAGATATAAAATCTATGGATTTGGAGAAGCTCACTTCATTTGTGGCATCATTAGGAGAAAAACCATTTCGGGCAAAGCAGTTATATGAATGGATGCATAAAAAGCTGGCTTCTGATTACGATGAAATGACCAACCTTCCCAAATCTCTGAAAGAAAAATTGCTGCAGTCAGCAGCATTTACATCCCTTGTGGTCGTAGATGAAAAAATTTCACAAATAGACGGAACAAGAAAATACTTATTCAGCCTTTCCGATGGAAACATCATTGAAAGCGTTCTGATGAAATACAATCATGGAAATTCTGTCTGCATTTCTTCTCAGGTGGGCTGCCGCATGGGCTGCCGTTTTTGTGCGTCCACCCTTGACGGACTGGAACGAAATTTAACCGCCTCAGAAATGCTGGACCAGATCTACCGGATTCAAAAGCTGACAGGGGAGAGAGTTTCTAATGTAGTTGTCATGGGGTCTGGCGAGCCTATGGATAATTATGACAATCTCATTGACTTTATCCGCCTTCTCACGGATGAGAACGGTCTTAACATCAGTCAGCGAAACATTACAGTATCAACGTGTGGCATCGTTCCCGGAATCAAAAAGCTGGCGAATGAGGACCTTCAGATCACACTTGCCCTTTCCCTTCATGCACCCAATGATGAAGTGAGAAAAACGCTGATGCCAATAGCAAAACGATATTCTCTTTCAGAAGTATTGCCTGCGTGCCAGGAGTACTTTGAAAAGACAGGAAGAAGGCTTACCTTTGAATACAGTCTGGTAAGCGGCGTGAATGATAATCTAAAAGAAGCGAAGGCACTTGCTGATCTTTTAAAAGGAATCAATGGCCACGTAAACCTGATTCCAGTCAACCCCATAAAAGAACGGGATTACGTGCAATCAGACCGGAAGGCCATACTGGATTTTAAAAATTATCTTGAAAAAAACGGAATTAATGTTACTATAAGAAGAGAAATGGGACGGGATATCAACGGTGCCTGTGGACAGCTTAGAAAGAGTTTTATCAGTAAGGAATAATGCGGAAGGGAGAACGAAGCGATGAAGGCTTGCGCTATGACCGATATTGGAAGAGTTCGAAATGCCAATCAGGATTATGTCTTTGCTTCAGCCGAATCTGTGGGCAGCCTGCCCAACCTTTTTCTGGTTGCAGACGGCATGGGCGGTCATAAGGCTGGGGATTATGCGTCCAGATATATATCAGAACATCTGGTGGAGCATATAAAACAGGCCGAAGACTCTGAAATTATACCCCTTCTGCGAGAGGGAATCGAAAAAGTCAATCAGATGCTCTACCAGGAGTCGAGAGACAAAGCGGAATTAAACGGCATGGGCACAACACTGGTAGCTGCTGTGATTGAAGATTCCTCCATGTATGTGGCAAATGTAGGGGACAGCAGGCTTTATCTGATCCGGAATCAGTTAAAGCAGATTACAAAAGACCACTCCTACGTAGAAGAGCTTGTTTCCCTGGGACAGATGGAACGGGGAAGCAGGGATTACCGTGAAAAAAAGAACATTATAACGAGAGCGGTTGGTACGGAAGAAAAGCTTGAGATCGATTTTTTTGAGGTCAGCCTTGAGCCGGGAGATTATGTACTTATGTGTTCTGACGGACTCAGCAATATGCTTGAGGACGCTGAGATGGAAGAAATTATCTGTTCAGAGCTGGAACTGGGGGAGAAGGCAGAGAAATTGATAACAGTCGCCAATGATAACGGAGGAAAGGACAATATTGCAGTCGTTCTCATAAATCCGGAAATTGGCAGGGAGGAAAGCTTATGATTCTAAGACCTGGCACATTTTTACAGGACAGATACGAGATACTGGAACAAATCGGTTCCGGCGGTATGTCATATGTGTATAAGGCCCTGTGCCATAAATTAAACCGCCTTGTTGCCATAAAAATATTAAAAGAAGAATTCAGTTCAGACGGTAGCTTTGTCAGTAAATTCAAGATGGAAGCACAGGCGGCAGCCCGCCTTTCTCATCCCAACATTGTGAATATATATGATGTCGTCGATGAGGACAATCTCCATTATATTGTGATGGAACTGATCGAAGGAATCACGTTAAAAAATTATATATCAAAAAAGGGCTGTCTTGATGTAAAAGAAGCCATTGGTGTTGCCGTACAGGTTGCTCAGGGTATAGCTGCGGCTCACGAACAAGGCATCATTCATAGAGATATTAAGCCTCAGAATATCATTATAGCCAGAGATGGCAAGGTAAAGGTTGCGGATTTTGGCATTGCCAGGGCAGCCTCATCTCAGACCCTCAGCGCGACTGCGGTAGGATCGGTTCATTACATATCCCCAGAGCAGGCCAGAGGCGGATACAGTGATGTCAGAAGCGATGTATATTCACTGGGTATTACCATGTATGAGATGGTGGCTGGACGGGTACCATTCCAGGGAGAGAATACGGTTACCGTAGCCCTGGCTCATTTAGAGACCCCAATTACACCTCCAAGCTATTATAACGAAGACATCCCGGTAGGACTTGAAAATATCATTCTCAAATGTACAGAGAAAAAGCCGGAATACCGTTATGGAAGCATGCAGGAGGTAGTGGCTGATCTACGCCATGCTCTGGTGGATCCCAATGGAGATTTTGTTCAGCAAAATCCCCAGATTGATGATTCCCAGACCGTGATCATAGGAAAACCGGAGCTGGAGCAGATTCGTTCCGGCAGAAAGGTTTCTCAGGACGCCCCCTCTGCCCCACATGGAATGCGGGATAAGGATCAGAGAAGGGAACGACGCCCCGAAAGAGGGGAGAATCCCAAACAGACAGCAGCAAGAACCAAAAAAGAGGATTCCGGCGAGGATATAAATCCTAAGATTGAAAAACTTCTTACTGCGGCAGGTATTTTGGTTGCAGTTATTATAGTAATTGTATTGGTGGTTGTATTTGCAAAGGTAGGCGGTCTTTTCCGTTCCGGTTCCTCTAAATCACAGGAATTAACGGCAACGGAATCAAC
It encodes the following:
- the rsmB gene encoding 16S rRNA (cytosine(967)-C(5))-methyltransferase RsmB — its product is MTKETDSREIALDILMEILEKSGYSHIILRQALNKYQYLDKSERAFISRLVEGTLEYLLQIDYVIDSFSSTKIKKMKPVIRTILRMSVYQLLYMDRVPDSAVCNEAVKLSVKRKFTGLKGFVNGVLRNISRNKETLSCPNASVRYSMPEWIVSMWEKEYGRETAVAMMESFLKNKKTTVRCNYANAAREEILKSLQKQEVIVAESGLSDAVLYLEKYDYLDSLEAFKKGWIQVQDLSSVFVGEAADPKKDDYVIDVCGAPGGKSIHIADKLNGTGLVEVRDLTAYKVDLIQQNIDRCGFKNIRTKVQDALILDQESIEKADIVIADLPCSGLGIIGRKPDIKYRLKPEDLKELASLQREILSVVQSYVKPGGKLVFSTCTVNKQENEENALWFLKEFPFDPLDLTGKLGDGISSETLKQGYIQLLPGIHPCDGFFLSAFVKR
- the def gene encoding peptide deformylase — protein: MAIRKIRTIGDEILRKHCKPVKEITPRIIELVEDMFETMYEANGVGLAAPQVGVLKQIVVIDVDDGNQYVLINPEIIETDGSQTGPEGCLSVPGKSGTVTRPNHVKVRAYDIEMKQFELEGEELLARAICHECDHLNGDLYVDKVEGELEDVTDLPEDMEIMDMEEEE
- a CDS encoding Stp1/IreP family PP2C-type Ser/Thr phosphatase, whose translation is MKACAMTDIGRVRNANQDYVFASAESVGSLPNLFLVADGMGGHKAGDYASRYISEHLVEHIKQAEDSEIIPLLREGIEKVNQMLYQESRDKAELNGMGTTLVAAVIEDSSMYVANVGDSRLYLIRNQLKQITKDHSYVEELVSLGQMERGSRDYREKKNIITRAVGTEEKLEIDFFEVSLEPGDYVLMCSDGLSNMLEDAEMEEIICSELELGEKAEKLITVANDNGGKDNIAVVLINPEIGREESL
- the rlmN gene encoding 23S rRNA (adenine(2503)-C(2))-methyltransferase RlmN, with product MEKTDIKSMDLEKLTSFVASLGEKPFRAKQLYEWMHKKLASDYDEMTNLPKSLKEKLLQSAAFTSLVVVDEKISQIDGTRKYLFSLSDGNIIESVLMKYNHGNSVCISSQVGCRMGCRFCASTLDGLERNLTASEMLDQIYRIQKLTGERVSNVVVMGSGEPMDNYDNLIDFIRLLTDENGLNISQRNITVSTCGIVPGIKKLANEDLQITLALSLHAPNDEVRKTLMPIAKRYSLSEVLPACQEYFEKTGRRLTFEYSLVSGVNDNLKEAKALADLLKGINGHVNLIPVNPIKERDYVQSDRKAILDFKNYLEKNGINVTIRREMGRDINGACGQLRKSFISKE
- the fmt gene encoding methionyl-tRNA formyltransferase — protein: MRIVFMGTPEFSVPALKALVEAGHDVVGVVTQPDKSKGRGKEIQMPPVKEQALEYGIPVYQPVKARDPEFVKVLADLAPDTMVVAAFGQILPKSILDIPKYGCICIHASLLPKYRGAAPIQYAVIHGEKESGITTMLMAEGIDTGDMLDQEAVSLDSKETGGSLHDKLSQVGAALILKTLKKLEDQTAVRTPQDDSNSNYVGMIKKSMGDIDWSMEAVSIERLIRGLNPWPSAYTVWNGKTIKIWDAEVVDKEYEGPCGQVVETGKDCLVVKTGKGGLSIKELQMQGKKRMDIGAFLRGYPIVEGTVFERSV
- the pknB gene encoding Stk1 family PASTA domain-containing Ser/Thr kinase; its protein translation is MILRPGTFLQDRYEILEQIGSGGMSYVYKALCHKLNRLVAIKILKEEFSSDGSFVSKFKMEAQAAARLSHPNIVNIYDVVDEDNLHYIVMELIEGITLKNYISKKGCLDVKEAIGVAVQVAQGIAAAHEQGIIHRDIKPQNIIIARDGKVKVADFGIARAASSQTLSATAVGSVHYISPEQARGGYSDVRSDVYSLGITMYEMVAGRVPFQGENTVTVALAHLETPITPPSYYNEDIPVGLENIILKCTEKKPEYRYGSMQEVVADLRHALVDPNGDFVQQNPQIDDSQTVIIGKPELEQIRSGRKVSQDAPSAPHGMRDKDQRRERRPERGENPKQTAARTKKEDSGEDINPKIEKLLTAAGILVAVIIVIVLVVVFAKVGGLFRSGSSKSQELTATESTEETLSEKSVKMPSVLGLTTELAEQKLKENGGLYMKTSDYVYSDTVAEGDIVSQDPSSGTVVDKYSAVYVVVSKGPEHVKIDLTNLGLEKMEAASAKTLLEEKKLVVKIEQKNSESIQNGYVISYSPTEAKEGDTVTITASSGPALTNPVTVPNLAGQSKELAAELLADVGLTEGSVSEAVSETVPKGMVISQSAAAGSQVESGSAVNLVISSGTAQQAKYKYLASIDKSYSLQNIIGPGSGSTQLTLKIQLRQNVNGRDEVRDLMAPVTLTGDQMLPVSFKNLEGAYGVTSGTVEIVNVETGEVINSYSITFVPVPQS
- a CDS encoding zinc metallopeptidase, producing MFYGGMMGYYYDPTLIFVIIGALLSLVASARVNSTYNKYSKVRSMSGMTGAEAAKRLLNSQGIYDVQVRPVSGQLTDHYDPRSKTVNLSDSVYDSTSVAAIGVAAHECGHAMQDNTGYVPLKLRGAIVPVANIGSQAAFPIILLGFFIGGVGSPLVNIGLILFSVAVLFQLVTLPVEFNASSRAIHLLGEVGILGSEELGHTRKVLGAAALTYVAALAATVLQLARLVFLFGGRRQDD